One window of the Benincasa hispida cultivar B227 chromosome 3, ASM972705v1, whole genome shotgun sequence genome contains the following:
- the LOC120073638 gene encoding uncharacterized protein LOC120073638 — protein sequence MTSSIIQFLALEKLIGDNYVTWKSNLNTILTIDDLRFILTEECPPIPSSNSNQIVWEAFDRWIRANDKARAYILASLSNVLVKKHEDMSTAKEIMESLRGMYGQPSFILRHDAIKYVCNSRMKEETNAFQTMLRTKGLEPKVNVASVEKRGMSTKPNVASSS from the exons atgacgagttcaattatacaattcTTGGCTTTAGAAAAACTGATCGGGGATAACTATGTCACAtggaaatcgaatttgaacacaaTACTTACGATAGACGATTTGAGATTTatcttaacagaggaatgtcctcccattcctagctctaattCCAACCAAATTGTTTGGGAAGCATTTGATAGATGGATCCGGGCGAATGATAAAGCTCGTGCTTATATTCTTGCCAGCCTTTCTAACGTTTTAGTGAAAAAACAcgaggatatgagtactgccaaagagattatggaatctttgAGAGGGATGTATGGACAACCATCTTTCAtcctgaggcatgatgctatcaaatacgtttgCAATAGTCGTATGAAAGAGGAGAccaat GCTTTCCAGACCATGTTGAGAACTAAGGGTCTAGAACCaaaagtaaatgttgcttctgTTGAGAAAAGAGGAATGTCCACTAAGCCTAATGTTGCCTCCTCTTCgtag